A window of the Cystobacter fuscus genome harbors these coding sequences:
- a CDS encoding RiPP maturation radical SAM C-methyltransferase, producing the protein MSKSAGLSASLGAHEAPRDAEPPAYPFRSGAIDMVFLCMPYASVERPSLALGTLAAVLNREGITTRSIHANLEFMARIGRLVYETINSTEITLQIGEWTFSEAVFGPQPDIDGFVDGLVHRGYPRDGLREMLLGVRAEATKLVDDLAHQVLALKPGIVGCSSVFQQHCASLALLRRIRELAPSVVTMLGGPNCEGEMGAATHQQYPWVDFVVSGEADSLLPELCRRIFTHGPGMAMELLPHGVLGPASRGADAAGINAGAPADAGRALIPRLDELPVPDFDDYFEQLAASPLYEYVIPGLPIETSRGCWWGAKHHCTFCGLNGSGMEFRAKSQERVREEVLQLSARYGIKKFLAVDNILDNKYFSKVLPFLAESGDMLWFYETKANLRREQVELLSRAGVRWIQPGIEALDDGLLGLLRKGCSTVINVQLLKWAYDYGIWVVWNHLYGAPGEKPEWYERVADWLPLIVHLQPPSGGALTSIRFDRFSPYFNKPESFGLNLKPCWGYGQAYPVAPEQLARQAYFFFDDNPPRPPPLRLMERMADWASRFYASRSSLTALLRRSENAPVLEMSADGPRLKIRDTRPCAVAPLHELTELEARVCHALDGALGAQALVQSLRRAGCDARDAEIEQVLQRLVELKIVGDFGGRYLCLATDEHPVPYRSFGDFAGGLLSVNARRAQMSPEAPWDVSLSELFAASQ; encoded by the coding sequence ATGAGCAAGAGCGCAGGGTTGTCGGCTTCGCTTGGAGCGCATGAGGCCCCACGGGATGCTGAACCCCCAGCGTATCCGTTCCGCTCCGGCGCCATTGATATGGTGTTCTTGTGCATGCCCTATGCGTCCGTTGAGCGGCCGTCGCTCGCTCTCGGCACGCTGGCCGCGGTGTTGAATCGGGAGGGAATCACCACCCGGTCCATCCATGCCAATTTGGAGTTCATGGCCCGCATCGGCCGGCTGGTCTACGAAACCATCAACAGTACAGAGATCACCCTCCAGATCGGAGAGTGGACCTTTTCCGAGGCGGTGTTCGGACCCCAGCCTGACATTGACGGCTTCGTCGACGGGCTGGTTCACCGCGGCTATCCCAGGGACGGGCTGAGGGAGATGCTGCTGGGCGTGCGCGCCGAGGCCACGAAACTCGTGGATGATCTGGCCCACCAGGTTCTGGCGCTGAAGCCAGGGATTGTCGGTTGCAGCTCGGTCTTCCAGCAGCATTGCGCCTCGCTCGCGCTGCTCCGCCGCATCCGGGAACTGGCTCCCTCGGTGGTGACCATGTTGGGAGGGCCGAATTGCGAGGGGGAGATGGGCGCCGCCACGCACCAGCAGTACCCGTGGGTGGACTTCGTCGTCTCCGGCGAGGCCGACTCGCTGCTGCCAGAGCTCTGCCGGCGGATCTTCACCCATGGTCCTGGGATGGCGATGGAGCTGCTGCCCCATGGCGTCCTCGGTCCTGCCTCTCGAGGTGCCGACGCCGCGGGAATCAATGCCGGAGCGCCGGCCGATGCCGGGCGTGCGCTGATCCCCAGACTCGACGAACTGCCAGTGCCGGATTTCGATGACTACTTCGAGCAGTTGGCGGCCTCGCCGCTGTACGAGTATGTCATTCCAGGCCTGCCGATCGAGACCTCCCGCGGCTGCTGGTGGGGCGCCAAGCACCATTGCACCTTCTGCGGCCTGAACGGTTCCGGCATGGAGTTCCGCGCCAAGTCGCAGGAGCGTGTACGAGAGGAGGTTCTCCAGCTCTCGGCCCGCTACGGCATCAAGAAGTTCCTCGCGGTCGACAACATCCTCGACAACAAGTACTTCTCAAAGGTCCTGCCTTTCCTCGCCGAGTCCGGCGACATGCTGTGGTTCTACGAAACCAAGGCGAATCTCCGCCGGGAGCAGGTGGAGTTGTTGTCCCGAGCCGGGGTGCGTTGGATCCAGCCGGGCATCGAGGCGTTGGACGATGGGCTGCTGGGGTTGCTGCGCAAGGGCTGCTCGACCGTCATCAATGTGCAGCTGCTGAAATGGGCCTATGACTACGGTATCTGGGTGGTTTGGAACCATCTGTACGGCGCGCCGGGGGAGAAGCCCGAGTGGTACGAGCGTGTCGCCGACTGGCTGCCATTGATCGTGCATCTGCAGCCACCGTCGGGTGGTGCCTTGACCAGCATCCGCTTCGACCGTTTCAGCCCCTACTTCAACAAGCCGGAGAGCTTCGGCCTGAACCTCAAGCCCTGCTGGGGTTACGGACAGGCCTATCCGGTGGCGCCCGAGCAGTTGGCGCGGCAGGCTTATTTCTTCTTCGACGACAACCCGCCCCGCCCGCCGCCACTGCGGCTGATGGAGCGGATGGCGGACTGGGCGAGCCGGTTCTATGCCTCGCGCTCCAGTCTGACCGCACTGCTCCGGCGCAGCGAGAACGCGCCGGTGCTGGAGATGAGCGCCGACGGCCCCCGCTTGAAGATCCGCGACACCCGGCCCTGTGCCGTGGCGCCGCTGCACGAGTTGACCGAGCTGGAAGCACGGGTCTGCCATGCCCTCGACGGCGCGCTTGGAGCGCAAGCGCTGGTGCAGAGCCTGCGCCGCGCCGGATGTGACGCGCGGGACGCGGAGATCGAGCAGGTCCTCCAGCGGTTGGTTGAGCTGAAGATCGTCGGGGATTTCGGCGGAAGGTACCTCTGCCTCGCCACCGACGAGCACCCGGTTCCCTATAGGTCGTTCGGTGATTTCGCCGGCGGTCTGCTCAGTGTCAACGCCCGCCGGGCGCAGATGAGCCCCGAGGCACCCTGGGATGTCTCGTTGAGTGAGTTGTTCGCCGCCTCCCAGTAG
- a CDS encoding NHLP leader peptide family RiPP precursor, with the protein MTTTTPAPAPKPMSRRELEARIIAKAWKDPAYKQRLTSDPRGVLQEELQAIDPAIKLPGALQIQVHEENPNLFHLVLPRNPNDVKLSEVVGDNLEAVAPQTIVVLVAAAIAVVVNAAAAANVNAAANVNAAANANSVANANSVV; encoded by the coding sequence ATGACCACCACCACGCCCGCCCCCGCGCCGAAGCCGATGAGCCGGCGCGAATTGGAAGCCCGTATCATCGCCAAGGCCTGGAAGGACCCGGCCTACAAGCAGCGCCTGACCAGCGATCCCAGGGGGGTGCTGCAGGAGGAGTTGCAGGCCATCGACCCGGCGATCAAGCTGCCCGGCGCCCTGCAGATCCAGGTGCACGAGGAGAACCCCAACCTCTTCCACCTAGTGTTGCCGCGCAATCCGAACGACGTCAAGCTGAGCGAGGTGGTGGGCGACAACCTCGAGGCGGTGGCGCCCCAGACCATCGTCGTGCTGGTGGCGGCGGCCATCGCCGTGGTTGTCAACGCCGCGGCCGCGGCCAACGTCAACGCCGCGGCCAACGTCAACGCCGCGGCCAACGCCAACAGCGTGGCCAACGCCAACTCCGTCGTTTGA
- a CDS encoding radical SAM family RiPP maturation amino acid epimerase, whose translation MDHSPRDSQSNEMTYPEGMSMTEAQPATVSAHAWPPLTIGQAKRVLEWWSSSAAFRERVMADPERAGHEYKLGFNPDLIRPLWDDGYHKDPANEGRPTHPVVEAYRAFFRKKTQWREQVKKECAPDEPRFKAWRARQIARNAMENGQYDNGIIHAPFAIELNDGCSVGCWFCGVGATKFVETWRYTEENAALWRSVLKVMNAKIGAAARWGFCYWATDPLDNPDYEHFAGDFADITGMYPQTTTAQGHKDPERVRKLLAVSESRGCLINRFSVLTEPLLRQIHAEYTPDELTRVEIVAQMRDATVPKANAGAFRALAKTRGNVLSMEQRKLAQLAGATRAAADAGQEPTTVTVPQPGTIACVSGFLMNMVKRSIKLISPCRASEKWPLGYIVFEERTFTDAADLQRSIEEMMATHMPLELKPEDPIRINPSFRLEPAPNGFRVMSPMTGVEFMRPDKAEFIGSIGQLVGSGERTAGQIALSTLFQYGVPEVSTLGTLGAMFELGLLVDAQGRIAGELPGGAR comes from the coding sequence ATGGACCACAGCCCTCGCGATTCGCAGAGCAACGAAATGACCTACCCGGAGGGGATGAGCATGACTGAAGCGCAGCCCGCTACGGTGTCCGCGCATGCCTGGCCGCCGCTGACGATCGGTCAGGCCAAGCGCGTGCTGGAATGGTGGTCGTCCTCCGCCGCATTCCGCGAACGGGTCATGGCCGATCCGGAGCGCGCCGGGCATGAGTACAAGCTGGGGTTCAACCCCGACCTGATCCGCCCGCTCTGGGACGACGGCTACCACAAGGACCCGGCCAACGAAGGGCGGCCCACGCATCCGGTGGTCGAGGCCTACCGCGCGTTCTTCCGGAAGAAGACGCAGTGGCGCGAGCAGGTCAAGAAGGAGTGCGCTCCCGACGAACCGCGCTTCAAGGCCTGGCGAGCCCGCCAGATCGCGCGAAACGCCATGGAGAATGGCCAATACGACAACGGCATCATCCACGCCCCTTTCGCCATCGAGCTGAACGATGGTTGCTCGGTCGGCTGCTGGTTCTGCGGGGTCGGCGCGACGAAGTTCGTCGAAACCTGGCGCTACACGGAGGAGAACGCAGCGCTGTGGCGCTCGGTGCTGAAGGTGATGAACGCCAAGATCGGCGCCGCCGCCAGGTGGGGCTTCTGCTACTGGGCGACCGACCCGCTGGACAACCCGGATTATGAGCACTTCGCTGGCGACTTCGCCGACATCACGGGCATGTACCCGCAGACGACCACCGCTCAGGGCCACAAGGACCCCGAGCGGGTCCGCAAGCTGCTCGCGGTCTCGGAATCGCGTGGCTGTCTGATCAACCGCTTCTCGGTCCTGACCGAGCCGCTGTTGCGGCAGATCCACGCGGAGTACACGCCGGACGAGCTGACCCGGGTCGAGATCGTCGCCCAGATGCGCGACGCGACGGTGCCCAAGGCCAATGCCGGCGCCTTCCGGGCGCTGGCCAAGACCCGCGGCAATGTCCTGTCGATGGAGCAGCGGAAGCTGGCGCAACTGGCCGGAGCCACCCGCGCCGCGGCCGACGCGGGGCAGGAGCCGACGACGGTGACGGTGCCGCAGCCCGGGACCATCGCCTGCGTCTCGGGCTTCCTGATGAACATGGTCAAGCGCTCCATCAAGTTGATCAGCCCCTGCCGGGCCTCCGAGAAGTGGCCGCTCGGCTACATCGTTTTCGAGGAGCGCACCTTCACCGACGCCGCCGACCTGCAGCGTTCGATCGAGGAGATGATGGCCACCCACATGCCGCTCGAGCTCAAGCCGGAGGATCCGATCCGTATCAACCCGAGCTTCCGGTTGGAGCCGGCGCCCAATGGCTTCCGCGTGATGTCGCCGATGACGGGCGTGGAGTTCATGCGCCCCGATAAGGCCGAGTTCATCGGCTCGATCGGCCAGCTCGTCGGCTCGGGGGAGCGCACGGCGGGGCAGATCGCGTTGTCGACCCTGTTCCAGTATGGCGTGCCCGAGGTGAGCACGCTCGGCACCCTGGGCGCGATGTTCGAGCTGGGGCTGCTGGTCGACGCACAGGGCCGCATTGCCGGCGAACTCCCGGGTGGGGCGCGATGA
- a CDS encoding methyltransferase, whose protein sequence is MTPRLSTAVDGLRDHLDRVGFRQLYKYIATVNHYAVIPSLVTRDTAPAVHRFFDTVLEGAAEFALLQCLMTGRAAKHASLPDKDRVLADALVEAGLLRASPDGREVSGADRQLISAFGVDLLIDRRIHFGGDVHEVYIGPDSYWMLYYIDVASIRRDHRAVDLCTGSGIAALYLSLFSDHVLATDIGDVPLALVEVNRRLNRREASVEIRRQDLRDTLEGRERFDLLTCNPPFVAIPPGYQGTLYAQGTGVDGLDYMRDIVARLPRVLNPGGSAYLVADLCGDAHGPHFFGELERFAADDGMRIDAFIDHVLPASAQVGAMSSFLKRAARLPAEADVAADVVAFQRDTLRAEHYYLTTLHLRTAAPNPGLRVMRRGALPKSRSEDTWPALLLSS, encoded by the coding sequence ATGACGCCGCGGCTCTCCACCGCCGTCGACGGGCTGCGCGACCACCTTGACCGGGTTGGCTTTCGCCAGCTCTACAAGTACATCGCGACGGTGAACCACTATGCCGTGATTCCCTCCCTGGTCACGCGCGACACGGCCCCCGCGGTCCACCGCTTCTTCGACACGGTGCTGGAGGGCGCGGCGGAATTCGCCCTGCTGCAGTGTCTGATGACCGGGCGCGCCGCGAAGCATGCCTCCCTGCCGGACAAGGATCGGGTATTGGCCGACGCGCTGGTGGAGGCCGGGTTGCTGCGGGCAAGCCCGGACGGGCGCGAGGTCTCGGGCGCTGACCGCCAATTGATCTCGGCCTTCGGAGTGGACCTGCTGATCGACCGGCGGATCCACTTCGGCGGCGACGTTCACGAGGTCTACATCGGGCCAGACAGCTACTGGATGCTCTACTACATCGATGTCGCCAGCATCCGCCGGGACCATCGTGCCGTTGACCTCTGCACCGGCAGCGGCATCGCCGCGCTCTATCTCTCGCTGTTCTCCGACCATGTCCTGGCCACCGACATTGGCGACGTGCCCCTGGCCCTGGTCGAGGTGAACCGCCGCCTGAACCGGCGCGAGGCGTCGGTGGAGATCCGACGCCAGGACCTCCGCGACACCCTCGAGGGCCGGGAACGGTTCGACCTGCTCACCTGCAACCCGCCCTTCGTGGCCATCCCGCCCGGCTACCAGGGCACGCTCTATGCCCAGGGAACCGGCGTTGACGGCTTGGACTACATGCGCGACATCGTCGCCCGCCTGCCCAGGGTGCTGAACCCGGGCGGCTCGGCCTACCTCGTCGCCGATCTGTGCGGCGATGCCCACGGTCCGCACTTCTTTGGGGAACTGGAGCGCTTCGCCGCGGACGACGGCATGCGAATCGACGCGTTCATCGACCATGTCCTGCCGGCCTCGGCGCAGGTCGGCGCGATGTCTTCCTTCCTGAAGCGTGCCGCCAGGCTGCCCGCCGAAGCCGACGTCGCCGCCGACGTGGTGGCGTTCCAGCGCGACACGCTGCGCGCCGAGCATTACTACCTGACCACGCTTCACCTGCGGACCGCGGCGCCGAATCCCGGGCTGCGGGTGATGCGACGCGGGGCCTTGCCGAAGAGCCGCTCGGAGGACACATGGCCGGCGCTGCTGCTCTCGTCGTGA
- a CDS encoding type 2 lanthipeptide synthetase LanM has translation MAGAAALVVTTPDMMLHELLREEPDRATERMSEALRQRWQAQLGPGRLARRLAWAAEGSSGPSTAPAHGEALLAAALENPEAPVLSGGLDPAAPIPFEEVLLPLLVAARSELEREAGAALRLFTPSALASLERGLLVLLSHLALPVLGSEFSLRRALAGRLPWLERPGSTDDYRSFVTAMRSGELGLLLREYPGLARLLAIAARGWVTAHGRLMVRLGRDWPDLRASFGFSDGECRVEGIATSCSDPHDGGQSVAILHLTGARPLVYKPRPLDMDDGLRELLGWANSAGFPWPFREVGLLPRQGYGWMEHVAAAPCDDEAAVTRFYVRSGALFCLWWLLQGTDIHHENLIANGEQPVIVDAETLLHPRPFPGVARGLGPGAGRGDDAEGDFARALRESGFLPSGMAVDLSCWGTGGGLDTPFLVTRCRAVNSDAMAVCHEPFHVAPRPNLPVLHGRSVPAAPHAEAIIDGFTAMFRLVLRERAGFLAVLDRFAGRGGRFVARATNVYGLLLGASLLPEWLREGPARGVLYEQLRRAAVEETHRPACWPLLDAELAALEQLDVPRFTSRCDLPSPCWPTPLDEARARVVSASEDALERHVAALRRALSRLVGETPCPEAT, from the coding sequence ATGGCCGGCGCTGCTGCTCTCGTCGTGACCACGCCCGACATGATGCTGCACGAACTCCTGCGAGAGGAGCCGGACCGCGCCACGGAACGGATGAGCGAGGCGCTCCGTCAGCGTTGGCAGGCACAGTTGGGACCGGGCCGCCTTGCCCGGCGGCTGGCCTGGGCGGCGGAGGGGTCTTCCGGCCCGTCCACGGCCCCAGCCCACGGGGAGGCCTTGCTGGCGGCGGCGCTGGAGAACCCCGAGGCCCCCGTTCTGTCCGGCGGCCTCGACCCCGCGGCGCCCATTCCCTTCGAGGAGGTGCTCCTGCCCCTGCTCGTTGCCGCCCGGTCCGAGCTGGAGCGGGAGGCCGGTGCGGCGCTCCGACTCTTCACGCCGTCGGCGCTGGCCAGTCTGGAGCGTGGCCTGCTCGTATTGCTCTCCCATCTCGCCTTGCCCGTTCTCGGGTCCGAGTTCTCGCTGCGGCGGGCGCTCGCCGGACGATTGCCGTGGCTCGAGCGCCCGGGGTCCACCGACGATTACCGGTCCTTCGTCACCGCGATGCGCTCCGGGGAGCTCGGACTGCTGTTGCGGGAATACCCCGGCCTGGCCCGTCTGCTGGCGATCGCCGCACGGGGTTGGGTGACAGCTCATGGCCGGCTCATGGTGCGTCTCGGCCGGGACTGGCCCGACCTGCGCGCCAGCTTCGGCTTCTCCGACGGCGAGTGCCGGGTGGAGGGGATCGCGACATCCTGCTCCGACCCTCATGACGGAGGGCAGAGCGTGGCCATCCTGCACCTGACGGGGGCCCGGCCCCTGGTCTACAAGCCGAGGCCCCTCGACATGGACGACGGCCTGCGGGAGTTGCTCGGGTGGGCGAACAGCGCGGGCTTTCCCTGGCCGTTCCGCGAGGTAGGCCTGCTGCCCCGGCAAGGGTATGGATGGATGGAGCATGTGGCCGCCGCCCCGTGCGATGACGAGGCGGCCGTCACGCGTTTCTATGTCCGTTCCGGGGCGCTGTTCTGCTTGTGGTGGCTCCTGCAGGGCACCGACATCCACCACGAGAACCTGATCGCGAACGGTGAGCAACCGGTGATCGTCGATGCCGAGACGCTCCTGCACCCACGCCCCTTCCCGGGCGTCGCTCGCGGCCTCGGCCCCGGCGCCGGCCGCGGTGACGACGCGGAAGGGGACTTCGCCCGGGCGCTGCGCGAGAGCGGCTTCCTGCCCTCCGGAATGGCCGTGGATCTTTCCTGCTGGGGTACTGGCGGAGGGCTCGACACTCCCTTCCTGGTGACCCGGTGCCGAGCGGTCAACTCGGACGCCATGGCCGTGTGCCATGAGCCCTTCCATGTGGCGCCGCGGCCCAACCTGCCCGTGCTGCACGGCCGGAGCGTGCCGGCTGCACCCCATGCGGAGGCGATCATCGACGGCTTCACCGCGATGTTCCGGCTGGTGCTACGCGAGCGCGCGGGCTTCCTGGCGGTGCTCGACCGTTTCGCTGGCCGCGGCGGGCGCTTCGTGGCACGGGCGACCAATGTGTATGGGTTGTTGCTCGGCGCCTCCCTGCTGCCCGAGTGGCTGCGCGAGGGTCCGGCCCGGGGGGTTCTTTACGAGCAGTTGCGCCGTGCGGCGGTCGAGGAAACGCACCGTCCGGCATGCTGGCCGCTACTCGACGCCGAGCTGGCCGCGCTGGAGCAACTGGACGTGCCCCGCTTCACCAGCCGTTGCGATCTGCCCTCGCCATGCTGGCCCACTCCCCTCGATGAGGCCCGCGCCAGGGTGGTGAGCGCGTCGGAGGATGCGCTCGAGCGACATGTGGCGGCGCTTCGGCGGGCGCTGTCGCGGCTTGTTGGTGAGACCCCTTGCCCCGAAGCCACTTGA
- a CDS encoding trypsin-like serine protease, producing MSVEQQVRTVLHLLTGNAPRSASGPGGPGNFAPAARAMVAATGGFQSPGPSPVETPDWMTDSCIQALGLGEKETCGVMGSDVALKVYVEKKLPKSRLGKPVPKVVSLDGMAPILTDVVEIGKVRLQSNTQRIRPALPGFSVSRAEDPPNTGTFGLVVRKKGQASPFYLLSNCHAIAASGLANKGDIIIQPGAADEGVATADRIGALSEWVPFDFTPNSTQNNIDAAIAQLDDNVASAAIALLGVPTGVNTTLTRGMYVQKVGRTTSLSVARITDVDLVLNLSYPTASGLQLATMRDQVLVTFYSNPGDSGSSVLDMDNKVVGLHVAGSSVVGIFCKIGNVLERLGLEVVTQDNLGTPVTTG from the coding sequence ATGAGCGTCGAACAACAGGTCAGGACCGTGCTCCACCTGCTTACTGGGAACGCCCCGCGATCGGCATCGGGTCCGGGGGGGCCCGGCAACTTCGCCCCCGCCGCCCGGGCCATGGTGGCGGCCACGGGAGGATTTCAGTCCCCTGGCCCCAGCCCGGTGGAGACGCCGGACTGGATGACCGACTCCTGCATCCAGGCTCTTGGGCTGGGCGAGAAGGAAACCTGCGGGGTCATGGGGAGCGACGTCGCACTGAAGGTCTATGTCGAGAAGAAGTTGCCCAAATCCAGGCTCGGCAAACCCGTGCCCAAGGTCGTGTCCCTGGACGGCATGGCGCCCATCCTCACCGACGTGGTGGAGATCGGGAAGGTCCGGCTGCAAAGCAATACGCAGCGGATCCGCCCGGCGCTGCCCGGCTTCTCGGTGAGCCGCGCTGAAGACCCACCGAACACCGGCACCTTTGGCCTGGTGGTGCGCAAGAAGGGGCAGGCCTCGCCGTTCTACCTGCTCAGCAACTGCCACGCCATCGCGGCCTCCGGTCTGGCCAACAAGGGCGACATCATCATCCAGCCCGGCGCGGCGGACGAGGGCGTGGCCACGGCGGATCGAATCGGGGCCCTCTCCGAGTGGGTGCCGTTCGACTTCACTCCGAACAGCACCCAGAACAACATCGACGCGGCCATCGCCCAGTTGGATGACAATGTCGCCAGCGCGGCGATCGCGTTGCTCGGCGTCCCCACCGGTGTGAACACGACCCTGACCCGGGGGATGTACGTGCAGAAGGTCGGGCGAACCACCAGCCTCAGCGTGGCCCGCATCACCGATGTCGACCTCGTGTTGAACCTGTCCTATCCCACCGCGTCGGGTCTACAGCTGGCCACGATGCGCGACCAGGTGCTGGTGACCTTCTATTCCAATCCAGGTGATAGTGGTTCCAGCGTGCTCGACATGGACAACAAAGTCGTGGGGTTGCATGTGGCTGGTTCCAGCGTCGTCGGGATCTTCTGCAAGATTGGCAACGTCCTGGAGCGCCTCGGTCTCGAGGTGGTGACCCAGGACAATCTGGGGACTCCGGTCACCACCGGCTGA
- a CDS encoding alpha/beta hydrolase family protein — protein sequence MMPSWARLLFAGQPTLFYRVTMLDRVCVEQWTTYHGEEQGELHRLTFLAEVDPAAMGSGGAKLRLRGELWCTPALEPVRYSLQGDNVRLQLRFSANQVDVLLPDGSTQSLDRAGATFLSDGNFPATLALIYAAMSGGAAPPPVEHLKLKLFVANTLVTVPYETSPAEDLVASSGRWHRTSHRTEVLLDESGVMLEARSPDSGFSATLIRQGPPVPDWPDPLVPGAPPLAYRPPQSARFRLEDVEIAGPVTPLGATLSIPPGKGPFPAVLFISGSGTHDRHGIAGEIDLGSHEVMDDLAAHGFVGLRFDTRGAGTTGLGADFLDRGLGADITDARACLAYLSARPEAAGQPLFLIGHSQGATIAMVLAGESSSEPGVRGVVLMAAMGRDLDEVLADQILAHGQRLGLSEAQIEAQQADTRKVAELIRSGSPWDAEQLPHHLLATFRTRTWYEEFLRHPTSELIGKVRCPMLLCQGGEDFQVSPERDAERLLAAACRSGRDCTYALFPGLDHLFKRTRGQSSLAEYFEPRPVAPEFLARLRTWLASRAGLKT from the coding sequence ATGATGCCGTCCTGGGCCCGCCTGCTTTTCGCCGGGCAGCCGACGCTGTTCTACCGGGTGACGATGCTCGACCGGGTGTGCGTCGAACAATGGACGACCTACCATGGAGAGGAGCAGGGGGAGTTGCACCGCCTGACCTTCCTGGCCGAGGTCGACCCGGCGGCGATGGGCAGCGGTGGCGCCAAGCTCCGCCTCCGTGGCGAACTGTGGTGTACCCCGGCGCTGGAACCGGTGCGCTACAGCCTGCAAGGTGACAATGTCCGCCTGCAACTGCGCTTCTCCGCGAACCAGGTGGACGTCCTGCTCCCGGACGGCTCCACCCAGAGCTTGGACCGCGCGGGCGCCACCTTCCTCTCGGACGGCAACTTCCCGGCTACCCTGGCACTGATCTACGCGGCCATGTCGGGAGGGGCCGCCCCGCCCCCGGTCGAGCACCTGAAGCTGAAACTGTTCGTCGCCAATACGCTCGTCACGGTTCCCTACGAGACCTCGCCGGCCGAAGATCTGGTGGCATCCTCCGGCCGCTGGCATCGGACCTCCCACCGGACCGAGGTCCTGCTGGACGAGTCGGGGGTGATGCTGGAGGCGCGGAGTCCCGACTCCGGCTTCAGCGCCACGTTGATCCGCCAGGGACCCCCCGTGCCCGATTGGCCGGACCCGCTGGTACCCGGGGCGCCGCCCCTCGCCTACCGCCCGCCCCAGAGCGCCCGCTTCCGGCTGGAGGACGTGGAGATCGCCGGACCCGTGACGCCCCTCGGGGCCACCCTCTCGATACCGCCGGGCAAGGGACCCTTCCCCGCCGTCTTGTTCATCAGCGGCTCCGGTACCCATGACCGCCACGGCATCGCTGGCGAGATCGATCTCGGCAGCCACGAGGTGATGGACGACCTCGCCGCGCACGGCTTCGTCGGTCTGCGCTTCGACACCCGCGGTGCCGGCACCACGGGGCTCGGTGCCGACTTTCTTGACCGCGGCCTTGGCGCCGACATCACCGATGCCCGCGCCTGCCTTGCCTACCTGTCCGCCCGCCCGGAGGCCGCGGGCCAGCCGCTCTTCCTGATCGGCCACAGCCAGGGCGCGACGATCGCGATGGTGCTGGCGGGCGAGTCGTCGAGCGAGCCCGGGGTACGCGGGGTGGTGCTGATGGCGGCGATGGGGCGCGACCTGGACGAGGTGTTGGCCGATCAGATCCTCGCCCATGGCCAGCGGTTGGGCCTCAGCGAGGCGCAAATCGAAGCCCAGCAAGCCGACACCCGCAAGGTGGCGGAGCTGATCCGCTCCGGGAGCCCCTGGGACGCGGAGCAGCTCCCGCACCACCTCCTGGCCACCTTCCGGACCCGGACCTGGTACGAGGAGTTCCTCCGCCATCCGACGAGTGAGCTGATTGGCAAGGTCCGCTGTCCCATGCTGCTGTGCCAGGGCGGCGAGGACTTCCAGGTCTCGCCCGAACGGGATGCCGAACGCCTGCTGGCGGCGGCGTGCCGCTCCGGGCGGGACTGCACCTATGCCCTGTTTCCCGGCCTGGACCACCTCTTCAAGCGCACCCGTGGGCAGTCCAGTCTGGCGGAGTACTTCGAGCCTCGGCCCGTGGCACCCGAGTTCCTGGCGCGGCTGCGCACGTGGCTGGCCAGCCGCGCCGGGCTCAAAACCTGA
- a CDS encoding PH domain-containing protein, with protein sequence MHVYQMAPHGSRGVLWVIFVTLLLVLVVLLLALRAPKFEISNEGLRIRGSPFGREIPAAALRLESARIVNLRESPDLAPKWRTMGVGLPGYRAGWFRLQNGEKALVFLGRGEEALYIPTSEGYALLIAPEDLAGCLRTLKGAPA encoded by the coding sequence ATGCACGTCTACCAGATGGCACCCCACGGCTCTCGCGGCGTGCTGTGGGTCATATTCGTCACGTTGCTACTCGTGCTCGTGGTGTTGCTGCTCGCCCTGCGGGCTCCAAAGTTCGAGATCTCCAACGAAGGGCTGCGTATCCGGGGCAGTCCGTTCGGTCGAGAGATACCGGCCGCGGCGCTCCGGCTGGAGTCAGCGCGGATCGTCAACCTGCGTGAATCCCCGGACCTGGCGCCGAAGTGGCGCACCATGGGAGTCGGGCTGCCTGGCTACCGGGCAGGATGGTTCCGCCTGCAGAATGGCGAGAAGGCCCTGGTCTTCCTCGGCCGCGGCGAGGAAGCGCTCTACATCCCCACCTCGGAAGGCTACGCGCTGTTGATCGCACCAGAGGATCTGGCGGGTTGCCTGAGGACATTGAAGGGCGCTCCAGCATGA